In the genome of Streptomyces sp. P3, the window CTTGGTGGGGGAGCGGGGAGTGAAGCTCTCGGGCGGCCAGCGACAGCGCGTCGCCCTCGCCAGGGCCATCCTGCGCGACGCCCCGATCCTGCTGCTAGACGAGGCGACCAGCGCGCTGGACTCGGAGAGCGAACTCCTCGTCCAGGACGCCCTGTGGCGGTTGATGGAAGGACGCACGGCCCTGGTGGTGGCCCACCGGCTGAGCACCGTCGCCGGCATGGACCGTCTCGTCGTCCTCGACCGGGGGAGCGTCGTCGAGGAGGGATCCCACGAGGAGTTGCTCGCGGCGAACGGCGCCTACGCCAAGCTGTGGCAGCACCAGTCGGGCGGCTTCCTCGGCGAGAGCTCCGAGCCGTCCCCGGGATGCCCGGCCACGGAACGTCCCACCACCGGACGCCCGGTCCCGGGAGCCGGCCCCGGCGGGCTGCCCGGACCGGCCGATCCCCCACCGGACCAGGGCCAGGGCCAGGGACCGTACCCGGACCCGGAAACGTCGTCGCACGTCAGTACGGGCACCGGGGCCGTGTGACCGGGTTCGGCGGACGGCCCTCCTGAGGCGGCGTCCGGTCTCCGAGGCCTGCGCCCCGGGTCGAAAGGCCGTGCCGACGCCGGGCCGGGCCTGCCCGCGCGCACGGATGGGCTCCTCCTGGCAGGAGGAGCCCATGTCCCGGCCCGTACCGGGGGCTGTTCCGTGCGCAGGCCCGCGGGGCGCATCATGCGCAGCAGCAGCAGCAGCGGCAGGCCGAGCAGGGCTCCCGCCAGCGCCTCGCCCGCCGCGATCCGCCGGGTCGTCCCCCGGTCGGAGCCGACCAGGCGCAGCGCGGCGAGGCGGCGGTCGCGGCGTTCGCCGCCGAAGCGGACGGCGGCGGCGATGAACACGGCGACCGGCGTCAGCAGCACGACGAACACGACCGCGATCATGAGCAGCGGCACCGGGTCGGTCTTCTCGGGTTCCGCGTCCGGTTTGCCGAACTCGGTCAGCCGCGTCACCAGGGAGGCGTACGACAGCGTCAGCCCCGAGGCTCCGGCGTAGTGGGCGAGTTCGTGCGAGCCGATCAGCCCGCGCTCGCCGGTCGTTCCGGTGATCTTGTACGGCAGGCGCTCGCGCAGCGGTTTCGCGTCGTCCCCGTCGTCGCAGCCGGTTGCGTCGAAGACACGCCACCCCGCCCCGCGGCCGTGCCCTCGCGGCCCGTGGCCTGTCGGCCCCTCACGCGCGCGATGTGTTCTCGGCGTCGCTCGTCGGGTCGGGGCGCGGCCCGGCGGAGCGGTCGGGCTCGGAGACGTCGAAGTCCACGTCCACGACCCCCTCGACGGCCCGGATCAGACGCGCGGCCACGGGGATCAGGGAGGTGTCGCGGATACGGCCGCCGAGCGTCACGACCCCGTCCCGCACCGCCACGCGTACGGACGACGTCGACGCGGGGAAGAGGTACGACACCACCTCCCGGCGCACCTCCTCGACGATGTCGTCGTCATCGCGCAGAAACACCTTCAGCAGGTCGGCGCGGCTGACGATGCCCTGCAGCATGCCCACGTCGTCGACGACGGGCAGCCGTTTGACCTTCGCCCGGGCCATGGTCCGAGCGGCCTGGGAAAGCGTCGTGTCGGCCGGGACGGTGAGCGCCGGTGACGTCATCAGCTCCCCGGCGGTCACCGCGCCGGCCTTCGCCAGGTCGGACAGCCGCCGCAGCTGGGTCTCCCGGTCGGGGTCGCTGTCGCGGAACTCCTCCTTGGGCAGCAGGTCGGCCTCGGACACGATTCCGACGACCCGGCCCTCGCCCTCCAGGACGGGCAGGGCGCTGACCTTCCAGTCCTGCATCATCCGCACGATCTCCTTGAAGGAGGCGCCGCGGCCGATGGCGGCCACGGTCTGGGTCATCACATCGCTGACGATGTGCGGGGTGCCGTGCATGACGTCTCCCTCTCCTTCGGCGCTGTCACTTCGAGTCGTCGGCGCAGCCGCGGTGCCCGGCCGGCGACGACCGCAGCGTGCAGGCCGTGGCGGGAGCGTTCCCGACGTGCCTGCGGTGCGTTCGAACCTGCGCATCCAGCGTGCTCCCCGTGTCCGGCGCCGGACGAGGGGCCGCCCGGCCCCGCGGGCGGGCCGCCCGGCCCCGCGGCCGGGTCCTTCGGCACCCTGCGGCGGAACGGTCCTGGACGTGGGACGAGGACGACAGACGACTCGGCGGAAGGTGGTGTGCACGGTGGCCGCGCCGCGGCGGCAGGGGTCACCCACGACCGGGGCACCCCGGCCGGCCAACGGAGCCGCCCCGGTCCGACGGGTACCGGACCGGGCCGAGCGGGTCGTCCTCCTCGGCCGCCGGGCTCGTCGTCAGGTCCGGGCCGGGACCAACGGCCCGGCGGACGGGGGCCCGATGGCGCGCTCCGGGTACGCCGACCGACCCTCCTCCCCGGCGCCGTGAGCGACGACCATCGACAGGACGGAAAGTTCACACGGCAGACGAGGGAGAGACCGGCGATGACCGCAACGGTGACAGCTGGACCCCGGGCGACGACCGAGGCATGGCGCGACTTCGCCGGCGCGCAGTGGCGGGAGAACGTCGACGTGCGCGACTTCATCCAGGCCAACTACACACCGTACGAAGGTGATCACACGTTCCTGGCCGGGCCGACCGAGCGCACGCTCGCCGTCTGGGAGAAGGTCGCCCGGCTGTTCCCCGAGGAACGGCGCCGGGGCGTCCTCGACGTCGACCCGGGCACACCGTCCACCATCACCTCGCAC includes:
- a CDS encoding CBS domain-containing protein — its product is MHGTPHIVSDVMTQTVAAIGRGASFKEIVRMMQDWKVSALPVLEGEGRVVGIVSEADLLPKEEFRDSDPDRETQLRRLSDLAKAGAVTAGELMTSPALTVPADTTLSQAARTMARAKVKRLPVVDDVGMLQGIVSRADLLKVFLRDDDDIVEEVRREVVSYLFPASTSSVRVAVRDGVVTLGGRIRDTSLIPVAARLIRAVEGVVDVDFDVSEPDRSAGPRPDPTSDAENTSRA